One genomic region from Litorilinea aerophila encodes:
- a CDS encoding NAD-dependent epimerase/dehydratase family protein, translating to MTATPTASTAADQAATNPVDTKTFLITGGSGFLGINLIRYLLQRGHRIVSLDIAPFDYPERDQIQALVGDIRDPKAVDQAMAGVDVVVHTAAALPLYSPEDIYTTDIDGLRNVLQAALDHQVERVVHISSTAVYGIPDHHPLYEDDPLDGVGPYGEAKVIAEEICQEFRQKGMCIPIIRPKSFVGPERLGVFALLYDWAREGKNFPVLGSGNNRYQLLDVEDLCEAIYLVATGDCAKVNDVFNIGAKEFTTLKEDYQAVLDYAGHGKRIIPIPAAPAIWTLRLLEKLHLSPLYRWVYETVTEDSYVSIEKAERVLGFRPKYSNKEALIRNYQWYIEHLHEFQGKSGVSHRVPWKQGVLALAKLFF from the coding sequence ATGACCGCAACACCGACTGCATCGACGGCTGCCGACCAGGCAGCCACCAATCCCGTTGACACCAAAACCTTCCTGATCACCGGTGGTTCCGGGTTTTTGGGCATCAACCTGATCCGCTACCTGTTGCAGCGGGGCCACCGCATTGTCTCCCTGGACATCGCACCCTTCGACTACCCAGAGCGGGATCAGATCCAGGCGTTGGTGGGGGATATCCGGGATCCCAAGGCTGTGGACCAGGCCATGGCTGGCGTGGATGTGGTGGTCCACACCGCGGCGGCCCTCCCCCTCTATTCCCCCGAAGACATCTACACCACTGACATCGACGGCCTGCGCAACGTGTTGCAGGCTGCCCTGGACCACCAGGTGGAGCGGGTGGTCCACATCTCCTCCACTGCGGTCTACGGCATCCCAGACCACCATCCCCTCTACGAGGACGATCCGCTGGACGGGGTCGGTCCGTACGGCGAGGCCAAGGTGATCGCCGAGGAGATCTGCCAGGAGTTTCGCCAGAAGGGCATGTGCATCCCCATCATCCGCCCCAAGTCCTTCGTGGGGCCGGAGCGGCTGGGGGTCTTTGCCTTGCTGTATGACTGGGCCCGAGAGGGCAAAAATTTCCCCGTCCTGGGGAGCGGCAACAACCGTTACCAGCTGCTGGATGTGGAGGACCTGTGCGAGGCCATCTACCTGGTGGCCACAGGGGATTGCGCGAAGGTCAACGATGTCTTCAACATCGGGGCCAAAGAATTCACCACCCTGAAGGAAGATTACCAGGCCGTGTTAGACTACGCCGGCCACGGTAAGCGTATCATCCCCATCCCCGCCGCGCCGGCCATCTGGACCTTGCGGCTGCTGGAGAAACTTCACCTCTCCCCCCTCTACCGGTGGGTGTACGAGACGGTCACCGAGGACTCCTACGTCTCCATCGAAAAGGCAGAGCGGGTGCTGGGCTTCCGCCCCAAATATTCCAACAAAGAGGCCCTCATCCGCAATTACCAGTGGTATATCGAACACCTGCACGAATTCCAGGGCAAGAGCGGCGTCTCCCACCGGGTGCCCTGGAAGCAGGGCGTCCTGGCCCTGGCCAAGCTCTTTTTCTGA
- the sucC gene encoding ADP-forming succinate--CoA ligase subunit beta produces MNLHEYQSKRIFARYGIPIPNGEVATTPSEARDIAVRLGGPVVIKSQVLVGGRGKAGGIKLAKDPNEAEARADEILGMNIKGLTVKKVLVDQAADIASEIYLGAVLDRARRRVVLMASSEGGVEIEEVARETPEKIITVAVHPFLGLRDHQARILADGIGLPKQHIRQFTAIAQGLYKAYVDCDASLAEINPLVITGDNKLLALDGKMVLDDSALFRHPDLAELRDPDEEDPSEQEARRYGLSYIHLDGEIGCMVNGAGLAMATMDIVKFYGGEPANFLDVGGGAQADKVAAALRIILSDKRVKAVLINIFGGITRCDEVARGVLEAIESLNVTVPFVVRLVGTNEEEGRRILAEANLITATSLADAAQKAVAAAKGESA; encoded by the coding sequence TTGAATCTACACGAGTATCAGTCGAAGCGCATTTTTGCCCGGTATGGCATCCCCATACCCAATGGCGAAGTGGCGACCACGCCCAGCGAAGCCCGGGACATCGCCGTGCGGCTGGGAGGCCCGGTGGTCATCAAGAGTCAGGTCCTGGTCGGCGGGCGGGGCAAGGCCGGTGGCATTAAGCTGGCCAAGGACCCCAACGAAGCCGAAGCCCGGGCCGACGAGATCCTGGGCATGAACATCAAAGGGCTGACCGTCAAAAAGGTTCTGGTCGATCAGGCGGCGGACATCGCCAGCGAAATTTACCTGGGCGCGGTGCTGGATCGGGCCCGGCGCCGGGTGGTCCTGATGGCCAGCAGCGAAGGCGGCGTGGAGATCGAGGAAGTGGCCCGGGAGACGCCGGAGAAGATCATCACCGTGGCCGTCCACCCCTTCCTGGGCCTGCGGGATCACCAGGCCCGCATCCTGGCCGACGGCATCGGCCTGCCCAAACAACACATTCGCCAGTTCACAGCCATCGCCCAGGGTCTCTACAAGGCCTACGTGGACTGCGACGCCAGCCTGGCCGAGATCAACCCCCTGGTGATCACCGGCGACAACAAACTGCTGGCCCTGGACGGCAAGATGGTCCTGGACGACAGCGCGCTCTTCCGCCACCCGGACCTGGCCGAGCTGCGGGATCCGGACGAGGAGGACCCTTCCGAGCAGGAAGCCCGGCGCTATGGCCTGAGCTACATTCACCTGGACGGCGAGATCGGCTGCATGGTCAACGGCGCGGGCCTGGCCATGGCCACCATGGACATCGTCAAATTCTACGGGGGCGAGCCCGCCAACTTCCTGGATGTGGGCGGCGGTGCCCAGGCGGACAAGGTGGCCGCGGCCCTGCGCATCATCCTGTCGGACAAGCGGGTGAAGGCCGTCCTCATCAACATCTTCGGCGGCATCACCCGCTGTGACGAGGTGGCCCGGGGCGTCCTGGAGGCCATCGAAAGCCTCAACGTCACGGTGCCCTTTGTGGTCCGCCTGGTGGGCACCAACGAAGAAGAGGGGCGCCGCATCCTGGCCGAAGCCAACCTCATCACCGCCACCAGCCTGGCCGACGCCGCCCAAAAGGCCGTGGCCGCCGCGAAAGGAGAGTCCGCATGA
- a CDS encoding tetratricopeptide repeat protein — protein sequence MTTASLWREVLAYLPADRRRVLARGETIPARAVGAVLFVDISGFTPLTNALVAHFGPQRGAEETTRHLNTVYNELIGQIHRHGGSIIGFSGDGMTCWFPAPQEKPGKAPTEALAVAVNQALAAAARLQEAMAAFARLTVAEGVTVHLAVKAVISAGQVLRQVVGDPALQLLDVVAGSPVDRVGVGERLARSGEVLLDAQILPLVGDGLQVVDWRHGQDKDAPFAVVRPDAIPAGIVAPLNDTTPDPLPLPQSRLRPWLLPEVYARLQAGQERFLAELRPAVALFVRFGGLDFDQDEAAGAKLDAYVRWVQQVLARYEGALIQLTTGDKGSYLYAAFGAPRAHDDDPRRAAAAALDLIQPPPQLLFRPTVQIGLARGTMRVGPYGSDSRQAYGVQGPAANLAARLMMHARPGQILLDEAMAAAVAPLFQAESLGELPLKGNARPVPVFELTGSRQATGALWARRYDAFFGHRLVGREEEMATLLALLQQVTSTEPPGRGQLLQVVGSAGVGKSHLVAALAQEATRRGLWVAIGACQSTGRDIAYYAARQVARELLGLTDPQADEATQIARLEASLATLNPDWQVRIPLLGDLLGLAIPDNPTTAAFDPRMRQEALTSLAVEIVLTAARQQPLMLLFEDAHWMDEATQQLVLAVARAAVHAPVFLVLVERPRSDSQDPFAAELAQVPGRHQLHLRELSDAGLAELVQDRLAGPVAPLALNLIQLHAQGNPFFAEELVDALREAGQLVLAEGTWTLAPAAVEALRQAGCLNRQGDQLTVGGESSLSAVALGVPESIHEIVLARLDRLPEPVKLTLKVASVIGRVFEVGLLADAHPLAVAGKALRGHLAVMERRDFARLGHGRSEADGEAIYLFKHNITQEVVYRTLLASQQQELHLAVAQALEVRQPDAVERLAFHYRHADLGRPPVREKALHYLAAAAHLAKREYANETALGYYNRALALEVRPEWLAAKAEILHILGRRNEEEATLQQLSRITEAGSPANAPASQLLWARYHEAMSDYRAARAAVERALAGFRQARERRGELRCILQLAQIAGKEGDYPEEAAHYRWVLAQIAGQEAHRGEEAGARYGLGLVYRQRGEYDAANREFHRALSLARALGDREREARILTALGFVALRQRHFAQAATYHREALTLRRQIGDRAGEGASLLSLAQVILHSNGDFSEAEQNLRQALTIQQAIANRWSQAIVFNELGILYYLVGRYGQAMACLEDGRQLAQAIGAEALEAYLVCNMGQVEREQGLAQPGDTDPFARSVAYLTESLALAQNLGDKQLETLCLSELALTHSAAGRVDDAIRCAESSLAKFREMDLHVSTTGDLATLAACHLARGQTAVALDHARQALAILEECQGVGPDFPHRDYLVCGQVLAAAGQNDDAEQAYRAAYRLLSSRAQAISDPAMRRDFLYQVSFNRAIMAEAQRRGWASGFGVSG from the coding sequence GTGACCACAGCTTCCCTGTGGCGCGAGGTGCTGGCCTACCTCCCCGCCGACCGCCGACGTGTCCTGGCCAGGGGCGAAACCATACCGGCCCGGGCAGTGGGTGCGGTGCTCTTTGTGGACATCTCCGGCTTCACACCGCTCACCAACGCCCTGGTAGCCCACTTCGGCCCCCAACGGGGTGCTGAGGAAACCACGCGCCACCTGAACACCGTCTACAATGAGCTCATCGGCCAGATCCATCGCCACGGCGGCAGCATCATCGGCTTCTCCGGCGACGGCATGACCTGCTGGTTTCCCGCACCTCAGGAAAAGCCAGGGAAAGCGCCAACGGAAGCGCTGGCAGTGGCGGTGAACCAGGCCCTGGCCGCGGCCGCCCGGCTCCAGGAAGCCATGGCCGCCTTCGCCAGGCTCACCGTGGCCGAAGGCGTCACCGTCCACCTGGCCGTCAAAGCCGTCATCAGCGCAGGGCAGGTGTTGCGCCAGGTGGTAGGGGACCCCGCCCTCCAGCTGCTGGATGTGGTGGCCGGCTCCCCGGTGGATCGGGTGGGCGTGGGCGAACGGCTGGCCCGCTCCGGCGAGGTGTTACTGGATGCCCAGATCCTCCCCCTGGTCGGCGATGGGCTCCAGGTGGTGGACTGGCGCCACGGCCAGGACAAGGACGCCCCTTTCGCCGTGGTACGGCCCGACGCCATCCCCGCCGGCATCGTCGCCCCTCTGAACGACACGACGCCTGATCCGCTTCCCCTGCCCCAATCCCGGCTCCGGCCCTGGCTTCTGCCGGAGGTCTACGCCCGGCTCCAGGCCGGGCAGGAGCGTTTTCTGGCTGAGCTGCGGCCAGCCGTGGCCCTGTTCGTGCGCTTCGGCGGCCTGGACTTCGACCAGGATGAGGCGGCCGGTGCCAAGCTGGACGCCTACGTGCGCTGGGTGCAGCAGGTGCTGGCCCGCTACGAAGGAGCCCTCATCCAGCTCACCACCGGCGACAAGGGGAGCTACCTCTACGCAGCCTTCGGAGCACCCCGGGCCCACGACGACGATCCCCGTCGGGCCGCGGCCGCGGCCCTGGACCTGATCCAGCCGCCCCCCCAGCTCCTCTTCCGGCCCACCGTTCAGATTGGGCTGGCCCGGGGAACCATGCGGGTAGGCCCTTACGGCAGCGACAGCCGCCAGGCGTATGGCGTCCAGGGGCCAGCAGCCAACCTGGCTGCCCGCCTGATGATGCATGCCCGGCCCGGCCAGATCCTGCTGGATGAGGCCATGGCGGCCGCGGTGGCCCCCCTCTTTCAGGCGGAATCCCTGGGCGAGCTCCCCCTCAAAGGCAACGCCCGGCCGGTGCCCGTCTTCGAACTCACCGGCTCGCGCCAGGCCACGGGCGCCCTCTGGGCGCGCCGCTACGACGCCTTCTTCGGCCATCGCCTGGTGGGCCGGGAGGAGGAAATGGCCACCCTGCTGGCCCTCCTCCAGCAGGTGACGTCCACCGAACCGCCCGGCCGGGGACAGCTTCTGCAGGTGGTAGGCAGCGCGGGCGTGGGCAAGAGCCACCTGGTGGCAGCCCTGGCCCAGGAAGCAACCCGCCGGGGCCTGTGGGTCGCCATCGGCGCCTGCCAGAGCACCGGCCGGGACATCGCCTACTACGCGGCCCGTCAGGTGGCCCGGGAGCTGCTGGGGCTGACCGATCCCCAGGCTGATGAAGCCACTCAGATCGCCCGCCTGGAGGCGTCCCTTGCCACCTTGAACCCCGACTGGCAGGTGCGCATTCCCCTCCTGGGCGATCTGTTGGGCCTGGCCATCCCCGACAACCCGACCACCGCGGCCTTCGATCCCCGCATGCGCCAGGAGGCCCTGACCAGCCTGGCGGTGGAGATCGTGTTGACGGCAGCCCGGCAACAGCCCCTCATGCTCCTCTTCGAAGATGCCCACTGGATGGATGAAGCCACCCAACAGCTGGTGCTGGCCGTGGCCCGGGCTGCCGTCCACGCACCGGTCTTCCTGGTGCTGGTGGAACGCCCCCGGAGCGACAGTCAGGATCCCTTTGCCGCTGAGCTGGCCCAGGTGCCCGGCCGCCACCAGCTCCACCTGCGGGAGCTGTCGGACGCGGGCCTGGCCGAGCTGGTGCAGGACCGGCTGGCCGGTCCCGTCGCGCCCCTGGCCTTGAACCTGATCCAGCTCCATGCCCAGGGCAACCCCTTCTTCGCCGAGGAGCTGGTGGATGCCCTGCGGGAGGCCGGGCAACTCGTCCTCGCCGAGGGGACCTGGACCCTGGCCCCGGCTGCGGTGGAGGCCCTGCGCCAGGCAGGTTGCCTGAACCGCCAGGGCGACCAGTTGACCGTGGGCGGCGAGTCCTCCCTCAGCGCGGTGGCCCTGGGCGTCCCTGAATCCATCCACGAGATCGTGCTGGCCCGCCTGGACCGCCTGCCGGAACCGGTCAAGCTCACCCTGAAGGTGGCCAGCGTCATCGGCCGGGTCTTCGAGGTGGGGCTCCTGGCCGACGCCCACCCCCTGGCCGTGGCAGGCAAGGCCCTCCGCGGGCATCTGGCGGTGATGGAGCGCCGGGATTTCGCCCGCCTGGGTCACGGGCGCAGTGAGGCCGACGGGGAAGCCATCTACCTCTTCAAGCACAACATCACCCAGGAGGTGGTCTATCGGACCCTGCTGGCCAGCCAGCAGCAGGAACTCCACCTGGCGGTGGCCCAGGCCCTGGAAGTGCGACAGCCCGACGCAGTAGAGCGGCTGGCCTTCCACTACCGCCACGCCGACCTGGGTCGCCCTCCGGTGCGGGAGAAGGCCCTCCACTACCTGGCCGCCGCCGCCCACCTGGCCAAACGGGAATATGCCAATGAAACCGCGCTGGGCTATTACAACCGGGCCCTGGCCCTGGAGGTGCGGCCCGAATGGCTGGCCGCCAAGGCGGAGATCCTGCACATTTTGGGGCGACGGAACGAAGAGGAGGCCACCCTCCAACAACTGAGCCGGATCACAGAGGCCGGCTCCCCGGCCAACGCGCCCGCGTCCCAGCTGCTGTGGGCCCGCTATCACGAGGCCATGAGCGACTACCGGGCAGCCCGGGCCGCGGTGGAGCGAGCCCTGGCCGGCTTTCGCCAGGCCAGGGAGCGACGGGGAGAGCTGCGCTGCATCCTTCAACTGGCCCAGATCGCGGGCAAGGAGGGAGACTACCCGGAGGAAGCCGCCCACTACCGCTGGGTCCTGGCCCAGATCGCAGGCCAGGAAGCGCACCGGGGGGAAGAGGCCGGGGCCCGCTATGGCCTGGGGCTGGTCTATCGCCAGCGGGGAGAGTACGACGCGGCGAACCGGGAGTTCCACCGGGCCCTTTCCCTGGCTCGAGCCCTGGGCGACCGGGAACGGGAGGCCCGGATCCTGACGGCCCTGGGCTTCGTGGCCCTGCGCCAGCGGCACTTCGCCCAGGCGGCCACCTACCACCGGGAGGCCCTGACCCTCCGCCGCCAGATCGGCGACCGGGCAGGCGAAGGGGCCAGCCTGCTCAGCCTGGCCCAGGTCATCCTGCACAGCAACGGCGACTTCAGCGAGGCCGAACAGAACCTGCGCCAGGCCCTGACCATCCAGCAGGCCATTGCCAACCGCTGGAGCCAGGCCATCGTCTTCAACGAGCTGGGCATCCTCTACTACCTGGTGGGGCGCTACGGCCAGGCCATGGCCTGCCTGGAGGATGGCCGACAGCTGGCCCAGGCCATCGGCGCAGAGGCCCTGGAGGCGTATCTGGTGTGCAACATGGGGCAGGTGGAGCGGGAGCAGGGCCTGGCCCAACCGGGAGACACTGACCCGTTCGCGCGGTCCGTGGCCTACCTCACGGAGAGCCTGGCCCTGGCCCAAAACCTGGGGGACAAGCAGCTGGAGACCCTCTGCCTCAGCGAGCTGGCCCTCACCCACAGCGCAGCCGGCCGGGTAGACGATGCCATCCGCTGCGCTGAATCCTCCCTGGCCAAGTTCCGGGAGATGGATCTCCACGTCTCTACCACCGGGGACCTGGCAACCCTGGCCGCCTGCCACCTGGCCCGGGGCCAGACAGCGGTGGCCCTGGACCATGCCCGCCAGGCGCTGGCCATCCTGGAGGAATGTCAGGGCGTCGGGCCGGACTTTCCCCACCGGGACTACCTGGTCTGTGGCCAGGTGTTGGCCGCCGCGGGACAGAATGACGACGCCGAGCAGGCCTACCGGGCGGCCTACCGCCTCCTCTCCAGCCGCGCCCAGGCCATCTCCGACCCGGCCATGCGCCGGGATTTTCTCTACCAGGTCTCCTTCAACCGGGCCATCATGGCCGAGGCCCAGCGGCGAGGCTGGGCCTCGGGATTCGGTGTTAGCGGCTGA
- a CDS encoding NUDIX hydrolase, giving the protein MASERTAGEQASESLQRPESISEPIPAAEEGGGTEYRYCPLCGTRLVRRELFGRIRPQCPACGFIYFQDPKVAVIALITRGKQVLLIRRGVDPGRGKWALPGGFMDAGEMPQEALRREVQEEVGLAVEIQELLGIYPMAGPGARSRGIVLAYRAVPTQAVGMTLVCDDDADEARWFTPAEVPGELAFESTRTLLARWKAEIDGASP; this is encoded by the coding sequence ATGGCAAGCGAGAGAACGGCGGGCGAACAGGCGTCCGAATCCCTTCAGCGCCCCGAGTCGATATCTGAGCCGATCCCTGCGGCGGAAGAGGGGGGCGGAACCGAATACCGCTACTGCCCCCTGTGCGGCACCCGGCTGGTGCGGCGGGAACTCTTCGGCCGCATCCGCCCCCAGTGCCCGGCCTGTGGCTTCATCTACTTCCAGGACCCCAAGGTGGCTGTGATCGCCCTGATCACCCGGGGGAAGCAGGTGCTCTTGATCCGCCGGGGCGTGGATCCGGGCCGGGGCAAATGGGCCCTGCCCGGCGGCTTCATGGATGCCGGCGAGATGCCCCAGGAGGCCCTGCGCCGGGAAGTGCAGGAGGAAGTGGGGCTGGCCGTGGAGATCCAGGAGCTGTTGGGGATCTACCCCATGGCCGGCCCAGGCGCCCGGAGCCGGGGCATCGTCCTGGCATATCGGGCGGTCCCGACCCAGGCGGTGGGGATGACCCTGGTCTGCGACGACGACGCGGACGAGGCCCGCTGGTTTACGCCGGCGGAGGTGCCGGGGGAACTGGCTTTTGAGTCCACCCGGACGCTATTGGCCCGCTGGAAAGCTGAGATAGATGGAGCATCACCATGA
- the sucD gene encoding succinate--CoA ligase subunit alpha — protein sequence MSILVGKETRLLVQGITGREGAFHTQQMIEYGTNVVAGVTPGKGGEWAVGNTPVFDTVQEAVAATGANTSIIYVPARFAPDAIYEAADAGIELVICITEGIPALDMVQVRAYLDTTNTRLIGPNCPGLITPGEAKVGIMPGHIHTPGTVGIVSRSGTLTYEVVYALTARGIGQSTAVGIGGDPIIGTTFLDVLQMFEDDPGTEQVVLIGEIGGTDEQRAAEFIANHMTKPVTAFIAGQTAPPGRRMGHAGAIISGGEGTAAEKMAALQAAGARVARHPDEIASIVAENISQ from the coding sequence ATGAGCATCTTAGTCGGCAAAGAGACGCGCCTGCTGGTCCAGGGCATCACCGGCCGGGAGGGCGCTTTCCACACCCAGCAGATGATCGAGTACGGCACCAACGTGGTGGCCGGTGTCACCCCCGGCAAGGGGGGCGAATGGGCCGTGGGCAACACGCCCGTCTTCGACACGGTGCAGGAAGCCGTGGCCGCCACCGGCGCCAACACCAGCATCATCTACGTCCCGGCCCGCTTCGCGCCCGACGCCATCTACGAAGCCGCGGACGCCGGTATCGAGCTGGTCATCTGCATCACCGAGGGCATTCCGGCCCTGGACATGGTCCAGGTGCGGGCCTACCTGGATACCACCAACACCCGCCTCATCGGCCCCAACTGCCCCGGCCTGATCACCCCCGGCGAGGCCAAGGTGGGCATCATGCCCGGCCACATCCACACCCCCGGCACCGTGGGCATCGTCAGTCGCTCCGGCACCCTGACCTACGAGGTGGTCTACGCCCTCACCGCCCGGGGCATCGGCCAGAGCACGGCCGTGGGCATCGGCGGCGATCCCATCATCGGCACCACCTTCCTGGATGTGCTGCAGATGTTCGAGGATGACCCGGGCACAGAACAGGTAGTGCTCATCGGCGAGATCGGCGGCACCGACGAACAGCGGGCAGCCGAGTTCATCGCCAACCACATGACCAAGCCGGTGACCGCCTTCATCGCCGGTCAGACAGCTCCCCCCGGCCGGCGCATGGGCCACGCCGGCGCCATCATCTCCGGCGGCGAGGGTACCGCGGCGGAAAAGATGGCCGCCCTCCAGGCCGCCGGCGCTCGGGTAGCTCGCCACCCCGACGAGATCGCCAGCATTGTGGCGGAGAACATCAGCCAGTAA